One region of Bacterioplanoides sp. SCSIO 12839 genomic DNA includes:
- a CDS encoding pseudoazurin translates to MKLRFVCAMAFTLITANALAADHIVQMKNAGTDGTMVFEPGFLKVAVGDTVTFEPTDPAHNSESVPGLIPDGAAGWKGAFSQKTTVTIDKEGVYVYKCMPHAMMAMVGVIQAGNATNLDAVKAASTSLSATFVMNKDRLNNYLAQVK, encoded by the coding sequence ATGAAACTACGTTTTGTATGCGCGATGGCGTTTACCCTGATCACGGCCAATGCCCTGGCTGCCGACCATATTGTACAAATGAAAAATGCCGGAACAGACGGCACCATGGTATTCGAGCCCGGCTTCTTAAAAGTTGCCGTTGGCGACACTGTCACCTTTGAGCCTACTGATCCTGCTCATAACTCAGAGTCCGTTCCTGGTCTTATTCCTGACGGCGCTGCAGGCTGGAAAGGTGCTTTCAGCCAGAAAACAACGGTGACCATCGATAAGGAAGGCGTTTACGTTTATAAATGCATGCCACATGCCATGATGGCAATGGTTGGCGTGATTCAGGCAGGTAATGCAACAAACCTGGATGCTGTAAAAGCAGCTTCTACGTCACTCAGTGCTACCTTTGTTATGAATAAAGATAGGTTGAATAATTACCTGGCACAAGTGAAATAA
- a CDS encoding YqgE/AlgH family protein, whose protein sequence is MQQLHSLKNHLLIAMPQLEDSWFEGTVTYLCEHNDEGAMGLVLNKPLKVTLDDICQQLEIERLPGIDPSILAGGPVSMEHGFILHRQQGNWDSTLNVEEEAHLTSSKDILRAIAAGDGPQNYRMALGYAGWDAQQLDEELKQNSWLTVEATSELLFDTDAKDLYRSALKQLGISPEFLSSDAGHA, encoded by the coding sequence ATGCAACAACTGCACAGCTTAAAAAATCATTTATTAATTGCCATGCCACAACTGGAAGATTCCTGGTTTGAAGGCACGGTAACCTACTTGTGCGAGCACAATGACGAAGGTGCAATGGGATTAGTCCTTAACAAGCCCCTAAAAGTCACTCTCGATGATATTTGTCAGCAGCTGGAAATTGAGCGTCTGCCCGGTATCGACCCTTCGATCCTGGCCGGCGGCCCGGTGAGTATGGAACATGGTTTTATTCTGCATCGCCAACAAGGAAACTGGGATTCCACCCTGAACGTCGAAGAAGAAGCCCATCTGACTTCCTCCAAAGATATTCTGCGCGCCATTGCGGCCGGCGATGGGCCACAAAACTATCGTATGGCATTGGGCTATGCCGGTTGGGATGCGCAACAACTGGATGAAGAGTTAAAACAAAACTCCTGGCTAACGGTAGAAGCCACCAGCGAATTATTATTCGACACCGATGCCAAAGACTTATACCGCAGCGCGTTAAAACAACTCGGTATTAGCCCGGAATTTCTCAGCTCAGATGCAGGACACGCCTGA
- a CDS encoding abscisic acid-deficient protein Aba4 family protein has translation MPALSRIFKAANVITLLAWVALITSLFLDNYRAEIHQALFSVVIFALSALYTYLMFFGRHLDQPGESPRGHFRSLSGVMSLFKSPRAVLAGWIHYLAFDLLAGILITQHALQQGISAFLLVPVLLLTLMLAPAGLASYFVLFLILEQQWLMAL, from the coding sequence ATGCCTGCATTATCCCGTATTTTTAAAGCCGCTAATGTCATTACACTGCTTGCATGGGTCGCACTAATCACCAGTTTATTTTTGGATAATTATCGTGCAGAAATTCATCAGGCATTGTTTTCTGTTGTGATCTTTGCACTCTCTGCTCTATACACCTATCTGATGTTTTTTGGTCGCCATTTAGACCAGCCTGGTGAAAGTCCACGCGGTCATTTTCGCTCGTTAAGCGGAGTGATGTCGTTATTTAAATCACCTAGGGCGGTGTTAGCAGGTTGGATTCATTACCTGGCCTTTGATTTGTTGGCTGGCATCCTGATTACCCAACATGCACTGCAACAGGGTATTTCAGCGTTTCTGTTAGTCCCTGTACTCCTGCTGACATTAATGCTGGCTCCCGCCGGATTGGCCTCGTATTTTGTTCTGTTCCTGATACTGGAGCAGCAGTGGTTAATGGCGCTGTAG
- a CDS encoding sugar phosphate isomerase/epimerase, producing MKYSVCTISFRHQLISLERIANWAKSHQFDAIELWGVHAKNLRQSPDFNLECLAERGLSVSMVSDYLPLDGDLQSGVASAETLCTITRSWGANKLRTFSGGKASADVSEEERESYTARLRQYCQVAQDYGIDLVVETHPNTLADTLESTLRLIEEVNHPALRINFDVIHVWEMGSDPVFALEKLAPLIVHMHFKNITQRHLLNVFNPGNVYAPAGSREGMTSLFTGEYDFKKLLTYVMTESSIPWQNMDASLEWFGPDVFTTLDKDRKELATLESQFIKQSQPETVALV from the coding sequence GTGAAATATTCCGTTTGCACTATCTCCTTCCGTCACCAGTTGATCTCGTTGGAACGTATCGCTAATTGGGCTAAGTCTCATCAGTTCGATGCGATTGAATTGTGGGGAGTACACGCGAAAAACCTGCGTCAGTCTCCAGACTTTAATCTGGAATGCCTGGCAGAGCGAGGCCTGTCGGTTTCCATGGTGAGCGATTATCTGCCATTAGATGGCGACCTGCAGAGCGGTGTCGCCAGTGCCGAAACCCTGTGTACGATTACCCGCTCCTGGGGAGCGAATAAATTGCGCACCTTCTCTGGCGGCAAAGCCAGTGCAGACGTAAGCGAGGAAGAGCGTGAATCTTACACCGCCCGACTTCGCCAGTATTGCCAGGTTGCTCAGGACTATGGCATCGATCTGGTGGTCGAAACGCATCCTAATACTCTGGCCGATACGCTGGAATCGACGCTCAGGTTAATCGAAGAAGTTAATCATCCTGCGTTGCGTATTAACTTCGACGTTATTCACGTCTGGGAAATGGGCAGTGACCCGGTGTTTGCACTGGAAAAACTGGCACCACTGATTGTGCATATGCATTTTAAAAATATTACTCAGCGTCATTTATTAAATGTATTTAACCCGGGCAATGTGTATGCACCCGCCGGAAGCCGCGAGGGTATGACGTCACTGTTTACCGGTGAGTATGATTTCAAGAAGCTGCTGACCTATGTAATGACGGAATCCAGCATCCCATGGCAGAACATGGATGCTTCGTTGGAGTGGTTTGGCCCGGATGTGTTTACAACCCTGGATAAAGATCGCAAAGAGCTGGCCACTCTGGAGTCTCAATTTATCAAACAGTCGCAACCAGAAACTGTCGCTCTGGTGTAA
- the nspC gene encoding carboxynorspermidine decarboxylase codes for MKVSTPYYLIDETRMLKAMERIAYVREQSGAKSVLALKCFSSWCAFDFMKQYMAGTTSSSLYEARLGYEKFGGETHGYSVAYSDDEIEEVIEYCDKVIFNSLNQLQQFKVKAQQKGRSIGLRLNPEVGHSEYDLSDTVAKYSRLGVRHDLLPENISDVIDGAMFHMNCENADFHSLNQQLDNIEQRFADILPKLKWLSLGGGVAFTRDGYLLDQLCERLKQLAERYDLQVYLEPGEASVTQSTSLVVKVLDKVDNQLPTLIVDAGVETHLLDVLVYQFVPALDGAEEIAEDEIPQALKQGKFVYRVCGRTCLAGDVFGTYVFDQAIEIGDELRFSDVAGYSMVKKNFFNGIKMPAICHKNINGEIRVIREFDYEDFRDFLS; via the coding sequence ATGAAAGTCAGTACCCCTTATTACCTGATTGATGAAACCCGTATGTTAAAAGCGATGGAACGTATCGCTTATGTACGTGAACAAAGTGGCGCCAAAAGTGTGCTCGCACTGAAGTGTTTCTCCAGCTGGTGTGCGTTCGATTTCATGAAGCAGTATATGGCCGGAACAACCAGCAGCAGCTTATATGAGGCACGCCTGGGTTATGAAAAGTTCGGTGGTGAAACTCACGGCTACAGCGTTGCTTACAGCGACGATGAAATTGAAGAGGTTATCGAATACTGCGACAAAGTTATTTTTAACTCTCTGAATCAATTGCAGCAATTTAAAGTCAAAGCCCAGCAGAAAGGTCGTTCGATTGGTTTACGTCTGAACCCGGAAGTGGGCCACTCTGAATACGATTTAAGCGATACCGTGGCGAAATATTCACGCTTAGGTGTACGCCATGATTTGTTGCCAGAAAACATCAGCGATGTGATTGATGGCGCTATGTTTCATATGAATTGTGAAAACGCCGATTTTCATAGTCTGAATCAGCAGCTGGATAACATCGAGCAACGTTTCGCTGACATTTTACCGAAGTTGAAATGGCTGAGCCTGGGCGGTGGTGTGGCCTTTACCCGTGACGGGTATTTGCTGGATCAGTTGTGTGAACGATTAAAGCAATTGGCTGAACGTTATGACCTGCAGGTTTATCTGGAGCCGGGAGAAGCGTCCGTGACCCAGTCTACATCGCTGGTCGTTAAGGTATTAGATAAGGTCGACAATCAATTACCTACCTTAATTGTTGATGCGGGTGTCGAAACACATTTACTCGATGTACTGGTATATCAGTTTGTGCCAGCACTCGACGGCGCCGAAGAAATCGCAGAAGACGAAATACCACAAGCTCTGAAACAGGGAAAATTTGTTTATCGCGTTTGTGGTCGCACCTGCCTGGCTGGTGATGTTTTTGGAACTTATGTCTTCGATCAGGCAATTGAGATTGGTGACGAGCTCAGATTCTCAGACGTTGCCGGTTACTCCATGGTGAAGAAAAACTTCTTTAATGGCATCAAGATGCCGGCCATTTGCCATAAGAACATTAACGGTGAAATCCGTGTTATTCGCGAGTTTGATTACGAAGATTTCCGAGACTTTTTGTCTTAA
- the ruvX gene encoding Holliday junction resolvase RuvX — MSDVAITNKIKTLMGFDFGTQRIGIATGQRLTNGANALNPIKAKDGIPNWDNLQKIIDEWQPDAFVVGLPLNMDGSPSEMSTRAAKFARRLEGRYHRPAYTQDERLTSYEAKGMVIEQGGNRDFGANSVDGLAAELILQSWMSEHPREQD; from the coding sequence ATGTCGGACGTTGCAATCACCAACAAAATCAAAACCCTGATGGGCTTCGACTTTGGGACTCAGCGGATTGGCATCGCCACCGGTCAGCGACTGACCAACGGCGCCAACGCCCTCAATCCGATCAAAGCCAAAGACGGCATTCCCAACTGGGATAACCTGCAGAAAATTATCGATGAGTGGCAACCCGATGCCTTTGTGGTTGGCCTGCCCCTGAATATGGATGGCAGCCCGTCAGAGATGAGTACACGCGCAGCGAAATTCGCCCGTCGTTTGGAAGGCCGTTATCATCGCCCGGCCTACACTCAGGACGAACGCCTGACCAGCTATGAAGCCAAAGGCATGGTGATTGAACAAGGCGGCAATCGTGACTTTGGAGCCAACTCGGTGGATGGCTTAGCCGCTGAACTGATTTTACAAAGCTGGATGTCAGAACATCCCCGCGAACAAGATTAA
- a CDS encoding dihydroorotase family protein, producing MRYCLIEGARLLDPANNLDTVADVYIADGKIQAIGHKPAAGEIETSINGAGKLLIPGLIDLGAHLAEPGFSQKGSIATETKAAARSGFTHICALPDTKPVTDSSAVVQLIQEKAAQAGYAEVMPLGAATQGLQGEQLANMFSLTEAGCPALSNARQPIKDSYVLQRVMEYAATYGIRLFLSANDTTLADGCMHAGPTATRMGLDGIAETAETIALAQILLMAEQTGVQLHISQISCARSINMLQQARERGINVTADVPLANLVYTDEAVNGYNSQFNVLPVLRSEADRQALLTAVNNGELAISSNHRPHEIAAKKAPFSDAEPGMSLFDCFLPLALKLIAAGELEWNAFIKATSQIPATVIDLAGIGLAEGNYFNAALVDVDATVDLSQLYSKGENIPCADEALSGVVNALFVNGAQVL from the coding sequence ATGCGCTATTGTTTAATTGAAGGCGCCCGCCTGCTCGACCCGGCAAACAATTTAGATACCGTTGCCGACGTGTATATTGCCGATGGAAAAATTCAGGCTATTGGTCATAAACCCGCCGCCGGAGAAATTGAAACCAGCATCAATGGCGCGGGTAAACTGTTAATTCCCGGATTGATTGATTTAGGCGCACACTTGGCGGAACCGGGCTTTAGCCAGAAGGGTTCCATCGCCACCGAAACCAAGGCCGCCGCACGTTCCGGTTTTACCCATATTTGTGCCCTGCCCGACACCAAACCGGTAACCGACAGCAGCGCCGTGGTTCAGTTAATTCAGGAAAAAGCGGCACAAGCCGGTTATGCCGAAGTAATGCCGTTAGGTGCCGCCACTCAAGGATTACAAGGCGAACAACTGGCCAATATGTTCAGCCTGACTGAGGCCGGTTGCCCAGCATTATCCAACGCCCGCCAACCGATTAAAGACAGCTATGTGTTACAACGCGTGATGGAATACGCCGCCACTTACGGCATTCGTTTGTTCCTCAGCGCCAACGACACCACCCTCGCCGATGGTTGTATGCACGCTGGTCCTACGGCTACGCGTATGGGGCTGGATGGCATTGCCGAAACCGCCGAAACCATCGCGCTGGCCCAGATTTTATTAATGGCAGAACAAACCGGTGTACAGCTGCACATCAGCCAGATCAGCTGCGCCCGCAGCATCAATATGCTGCAACAAGCACGCGAACGAGGCATTAACGTAACCGCCGACGTGCCGTTAGCCAACTTGGTGTATACCGATGAAGCGGTGAATGGTTATAACAGTCAGTTTAATGTGTTGCCCGTTTTGCGCAGCGAGGCGGATCGTCAGGCGTTATTAACAGCGGTGAATAACGGTGAATTGGCCATTTCATCCAACCACCGGCCACACGAAATTGCCGCGAAAAAAGCGCCATTCTCCGATGCTGAGCCAGGCATGAGTCTGTTTGATTGCTTCCTGCCACTGGCACTAAAACTCATCGCTGCTGGCGAGCTGGAGTGGAATGCGTTTATTAAAGCCACCAGCCAGATTCCAGCGACGGTAATTGATTTAGCGGGTATTGGTTTGGCCGAAGGAAATTATTTTAACGCGGCTCTGGTGGATGTAGATGCCACGGTGGATTTATCACAGCTGTATTCCAAAGGGGAAAATATTCCTTGCGCGGATGAAGCACTTTCGGGCGTCGTGAACGCCTTATTTGTGAATGGAGCTCAGGTGCTCTAG
- the gshB gene encoding glutathione synthase: MSIKLAVVMDPISQIAFKKDTSLALLNAAQERDCELWYMEQSDLYIENGVAMGRMAPLSVEMNPEKWYELGQYQHRPLSELNIILMRKDPPFDSEFIYSTYILERAEEAGVLIANKPQSLRDCNEKVFATAFPDLMTPTLVSRSAELLKKFHKDHGDVIFKPLDGMGGSSIFRLKQDDPNVSVIIETLTNHGQQQIMAQRFIPEIVDGDKRILMIDGEPVPYTLARIPAKGETRGNIAAGGTGVTQPLSDENRAIAEKVGPILKEKGLYFVGLDVIGNSLTEINVTSPTCVREISRDSGIDVAGQLIDTLLAKL; this comes from the coding sequence ATGAGCATTAAACTTGCCGTAGTCATGGACCCGATTTCACAAATCGCCTTTAAAAAAGACACCTCACTGGCGCTGCTAAACGCCGCACAGGAGCGCGATTGCGAGCTGTGGTACATGGAGCAAAGCGACTTATATATCGAAAACGGAGTGGCTATGGGACGTATGGCGCCACTCTCGGTGGAGATGAATCCGGAGAAATGGTACGAATTGGGCCAATATCAACATCGCCCACTTTCTGAACTGAATATCATCCTGATGCGTAAGGATCCACCGTTTGATAGCGAGTTCATTTATTCCACTTATATTCTTGAGCGGGCAGAAGAAGCCGGCGTACTGATTGCCAACAAACCGCAAAGCCTGCGCGACTGCAATGAAAAAGTGTTTGCGACAGCGTTCCCGGATTTAATGACACCCACCCTGGTCAGCCGTAGTGCAGAGCTACTGAAAAAGTTCCACAAAGATCACGGCGATGTGATCTTTAAACCGTTAGACGGCATGGGCGGCTCGTCTATTTTTCGCCTGAAGCAAGATGATCCGAATGTGTCGGTGATCATCGAAACGCTGACCAACCACGGTCAGCAACAAATCATGGCACAGCGTTTTATTCCGGAAATTGTCGACGGTGATAAACGTATCCTGATGATTGATGGTGAACCCGTGCCGTATACTCTTGCACGCATCCCGGCCAAAGGCGAAACCCGCGGTAATATTGCGGCCGGAGGCACCGGGGTGACACAACCGCTCAGTGACGAAAACCGCGCCATTGCTGAAAAAGTCGGCCCTATTTTAAAAGAGAAAGGCCTGTATTTTGTTGGCCTGGACGTGATCGGCAACTCACTCACTGAAATTAACGTCACCAGCCCAACCTGTGTGCGTGAGATCAGTCGTGATTCCGGCATTGATGTCGCGGGCCAGCTGATCGACACCCTGCTGGCTAAGCTGTAA
- the pilG gene encoding twitching motility response regulator PilG has protein sequence MDDNFQNVKVMVIDDSKTIRRTAETLLKKVGCEVITATDGFDALAKIADTHPDIIFVDIMMPRLDGYQTCALIKNNSKFKSTPVIMLSSKDGLFDKAKGRIVGSDEYLTKPFSKEELLGSIRQYVKS, from the coding sequence ATGGACGATAACTTTCAGAATGTAAAAGTCATGGTCATCGACGACAGTAAAACCATTCGTCGTACGGCTGAGACGCTGCTTAAAAAAGTTGGCTGCGAAGTGATCACTGCAACAGATGGTTTTGATGCACTCGCAAAAATTGCTGACACACATCCGGATATCATTTTTGTTGATATCATGATGCCCCGCCTGGACGGATACCAGACCTGTGCCTTGATTAAAAATAATTCCAAATTCAAGTCCACTCCGGTCATTATGTTGTCCAGTAAAGATGGCTTATTTGATAAAGCCAAAGGCCGCATTGTTGGTTCAGATGAGTATCTGACCAAACCATTCAGCAAAGAAGAGCTGCTTGGTTCAATTCGCCAGTACGTGAAATCCTGA
- a CDS encoding aspartate carbamoyltransferase catalytic subunit, protein MTHSPHQLQLTEDGRLKHFLTTEGLSKALLTEILDTADSFISTQERSVKKVPLLRGKTVVNLFFENSTRTRSTFELAAKRLSADILNLDISKSATSKGETLMDTLWNLEAMYSDMFVVRHADSGAAHFIAEHVTPNVAIINAGDGRHAHPTQAMLDMLTIRRHKDSIEGKVVAIVGDILHSRVARSQIHALRTLGAAEVRVIGPGTLLPNDIEAIGAKPFYRMEDGLKDCDVVIMLRLQKERMQNALLPSEGEFFKLYGLTEQKLLLAKPDAIVMHPGPINRGVEIESAVADGNQSVILNQVSYGIAVRMAVMAMAMSGQQQSANLITNEEA, encoded by the coding sequence ATGACACACTCACCACATCAGCTGCAGCTGACAGAAGACGGCCGCCTCAAGCATTTTTTAACTACCGAAGGGTTAAGCAAAGCATTATTAACCGAAATTCTCGATACCGCCGATTCATTTATCAGCACTCAGGAACGCTCGGTTAAAAAAGTGCCGTTATTAAGGGGAAAAACCGTGGTGAATCTGTTTTTTGAAAACAGCACCCGTACCCGCTCTACCTTTGAACTCGCTGCCAAACGTTTATCCGCGGATATTTTAAATCTGGATATTTCCAAATCAGCTACCTCCAAAGGGGAAACCCTGATGGATACTCTGTGGAACTTGGAAGCCATGTATTCGGATATGTTTGTTGTACGCCATGCCGACTCCGGTGCCGCTCATTTTATTGCCGAACACGTAACGCCGAACGTTGCCATTATTAACGCTGGTGACGGTCGTCATGCCCACCCGACTCAGGCGATGCTGGATATGCTGACCATTCGTCGTCATAAAGACAGCATCGAAGGCAAAGTCGTCGCCATTGTGGGTGATATTCTGCATTCCCGGGTTGCCCGTTCTCAAATCCATGCTCTGCGCACACTCGGTGCCGCTGAAGTGCGTGTGATTGGCCCCGGTACCTTATTGCCTAATGATATCGAAGCCATTGGCGCCAAGCCGTTTTATCGCATGGAAGATGGCTTAAAAGATTGTGATGTGGTGATTATGCTGCGCCTGCAAAAAGAGCGTATGCAAAATGCTCTGCTGCCCAGTGAAGGTGAATTTTTTAAACTGTACGGTTTAACCGAGCAAAAATTATTACTGGCAAAACCCGACGCCATTGTGATGCACCCGGGGCCAATTAATCGCGGTGTAGAAATTGAATCGGCGGTGGCCGATGGCAATCAATCGGTAATTTTAAATCAGGTCAGTTATGGTATTGCCGTACGTATGGCCGTGATGGCAATGGCCATGAGTGGCCAACAACAATCTGCCAATTTAATTACCAACGAGGAGGCTTAA
- a CDS encoding energy transducer TonB: MSAAVVSSTDRLSFALFLALVIHAMLILGISFSASDRTSLSKTLEVTLATYKSDTAPEQADFIAQENQQGSGTLDEAKMLTTDMEANFHDNQVNETSPQEQQATAPKQPEGKKRLVSTTGSSKRKTATESSDLPPNPLDLPDGPQKTLLQRSLEIASLEAKLDSQRQLYAKQPRIQRLTAASTMKANDAYYVNSWRRRIEDNGARNYPREAENCFNDCRLRLLVAINPDGTIYELRVLESSGRKVLDDAALRIVRQSAPFAPFTAEMRKNTDRLEIIRTWQFKGNRYLSDVN, from the coding sequence ATGTCTGCCGCTGTTGTCTCCAGTACCGACCGCTTGTCTTTTGCCCTGTTTCTGGCACTGGTCATTCATGCCATGCTGATTCTCGGCATCAGCTTCAGCGCCAGTGACCGCACCAGTCTGTCCAAAACACTGGAGGTCACCCTTGCAACCTATAAAAGTGACACCGCCCCGGAACAAGCCGATTTTATTGCCCAAGAGAATCAACAGGGCAGTGGCACCCTCGACGAAGCAAAAATGCTGACCACGGATATGGAAGCCAACTTCCATGACAATCAGGTCAACGAAACCTCGCCACAAGAGCAACAAGCCACAGCACCGAAACAACCCGAAGGCAAGAAGCGCCTGGTCTCCACCACCGGCAGCAGCAAGCGTAAAACCGCAACCGAATCCAGTGACCTGCCACCCAATCCTTTAGATTTACCCGATGGGCCACAAAAAACTCTGTTACAACGCAGTCTGGAAATTGCCAGCCTGGAAGCCAAGCTGGATAGTCAGCGCCAGCTGTACGCCAAGCAGCCTCGCATTCAACGCTTAACCGCAGCGTCAACCATGAAAGCGAACGATGCCTATTATGTGAACTCCTGGCGTCGTCGCATCGAGGACAATGGCGCGCGTAACTACCCGCGCGAGGCAGAAAATTGCTTCAACGATTGCCGCCTGCGTTTGCTGGTTGCCATTAACCCGGATGGCACTATTTATGAGTTACGCGTACTGGAGTCATCAGGCCGTAAAGTATTGGACGATGCCGCGCTACGCATTGTTCGTCAGTCTGCTCCTTTTGCTCCGTTTACGGCCGAGATGCGCAAGAACACCGATCGTCTGGAAATTATCCGTACCTGGCAATTTAAAGGTAATCGTTACTTATCCGACGTAAACTGA
- a CDS encoding saccharopine dehydrogenase family protein, with protein MKKNVLIIGAGAVGAVVAHKCAQSSDVFSSVCLASKNIAKCDAIIASVNRKNHHPHADFSLFSREVDAYKVNDLVELIRGTDTHIVINVCTAFVNMNILDACLETGAAYIDTAVHEDYSVMNAPYPWYANYEWKKRELCKDKGVTAILGSGFDPGVVNAYCAYAQKHEFDSIESIDIMDVNDGDHGHFFSTNFDPEINLREIIEDASCLEDGQWRTYPHHSRSMEYNFPEVGEHKLYLMGHDEVHSLSLNIPGVKTVRFWMGFGEHYLKCLEVFEKVGLLNHETVTTSNGQEVVPLHVLKACLPDPASLAPKYNGKTCIGTLIKGTRDGKDKEVFVYNICDHEETYADIDSQAIAFTAGVPPVAAAKLIASGEWDVKTMANVEELDPIPFFERLAEMGLSTEVCELNEEAGNSEGRVLYA; from the coding sequence ATGAAAAAGAACGTACTTATTATTGGTGCAGGAGCCGTTGGTGCCGTCGTTGCTCATAAATGTGCACAAAGCAGCGATGTATTTTCGTCGGTTTGCCTGGCGTCTAAAAATATTGCCAAATGTGATGCCATTATTGCTTCGGTAAACAGAAAGAATCATCACCCACATGCCGATTTTTCGTTATTCAGCCGCGAAGTGGACGCATACAAGGTGAATGACCTGGTGGAATTAATTCGCGGCACCGACACTCATATTGTTATTAATGTGTGCACTGCGTTTGTGAATATGAATATTCTGGATGCTTGTTTGGAAACCGGAGCGGCGTATATCGATACAGCAGTTCATGAAGACTACAGTGTGATGAATGCTCCTTATCCCTGGTATGCAAACTACGAGTGGAAGAAGCGCGAGTTATGCAAAGATAAAGGTGTCACCGCGATTCTCGGTAGTGGTTTTGATCCGGGCGTGGTTAATGCCTATTGTGCTTATGCCCAAAAACATGAATTTGATTCGATCGAAAGTATCGACATCATGGATGTGAACGACGGCGATCATGGTCATTTCTTCTCAACCAATTTCGACCCGGAAATTAATCTGCGCGAAATTATTGAAGATGCCAGCTGTCTCGAAGATGGCCAATGGCGCACGTATCCACACCATAGTCGTTCAATGGAATACAACTTTCCGGAAGTTGGTGAGCATAAACTGTATCTGATGGGACACGATGAAGTGCATTCTTTATCGCTGAATATCCCCGGCGTAAAAACCGTGCGTTTCTGGATGGGCTTTGGTGAGCACTATCTGAAATGCCTGGAAGTGTTCGAAAAAGTGGGTTTGCTGAACCACGAAACCGTAACCACCAGTAATGGCCAGGAAGTTGTGCCACTGCACGTATTAAAAGCCTGTCTGCCGGACCCGGCCAGCCTGGCGCCAAAATACAACGGCAAAACCTGCATTGGTACGTTAATTAAAGGCACGCGTGACGGCAAAGATAAGGAAGTATTTGTTTACAATATTTGCGATCACGAAGAGACGTATGCTGATATTGATTCGCAAGCCATTGCCTTTACTGCCGGTGTACCGCCAGTCGCTGCGGCCAAACTGATCGCCAGTGGTGAATGGGACGTAAAAACCATGGCAAATGTCGAGGAGCTGGATCCGATTCCATTCTTCGAACGTTTGGCGGAAATGGGGCTTTCTACCGAAGTGTGTGAACTCAATGAAGAAGCTGGTAACTCTGAAGGCCGGGTACTTTACGCTTGA
- the pyrR gene encoding bifunctional pyr operon transcriptional regulator/uracil phosphoribosyltransferase PyrR yields MSLALTQHDCEQTCVQLGQQLQQLLSEQQIDNPLLIGIRTGGVWVAERLQKQLGIDEPLGELDISFYRDDFTRHGLHPQVKGSQLPDSIEDRHIILIDDVVMSGRTIRAAMNELFDYGRPASIKLVCLLDIGRRELPIQPDLCGQKLELSDGQLVKLSGPQPLTLSLA; encoded by the coding sequence ATGAGCCTGGCGTTAACGCAACACGATTGTGAGCAAACCTGCGTACAACTCGGACAACAGCTGCAACAACTGTTGAGCGAACAGCAGATCGACAACCCACTGCTGATTGGTATTCGTACCGGCGGAGTGTGGGTAGCAGAGCGCTTACAAAAACAACTGGGCATTGACGAACCACTGGGTGAGCTGGATATCAGCTTTTATCGCGATGACTTCACCCGCCATGGTTTACATCCACAAGTCAAAGGCTCGCAGCTGCCCGATAGCATTGAAGACCGCCACATTATTCTGATTGATGACGTGGTGATGAGTGGCCGCACCATTCGTGCCGCCATGAACGAGCTGTTCGACTATGGCCGCCCGGCCAGCATCAAGCTGGTGTGCCTGCTCGACATTGGCCGCCGTGAATTACCGATCCAACCAGATTTATGTGGTCAGAAGCTGGAATTATCCGATGGTCAGCTGGTGAAATTATCCGGCCCACAACCGCTGACCCTGTCTTTAGCCTGA